The following DNA comes from Micromonospora chokoriensis.
GCTCGCCGCCCATCAGCTTGGCGGTCATCTTCTCCTTCTGATCGGAGTCGAAGGCCTGTTCGGCCTGCTCGATCAGAGTGAGAACGTCGCCCATGCCGAGGATGCGGCTGGCCATCCGGTCGGGGTGGAAGACGTCGAAGTCCTCCAACTTCTCACCGGTGGAGGCGAACAGGATCGGCTGCCCGGTGACCTCACGCACCGACAGCGCGGCACCACCACGGGCGTCGCCGTCGAGCTTGGAGAGGACCACACCGGTGATCCCGACGCCGTCGCGGAACGCCTCGGCGGTGCGGACGGCGTCCTGACCGACCATCGCGTCGATGACGAAGATGACCTCGTCCGGCGAGACGGCGTCGCGGATGTCGGCGGCCTGCTGCATCATCTCGGCGTCGATACCGAGTCGGCCGGCGGTGTCGACGATGACGATGTCGCGGGCGGCGCGCTTCGCGTGCTCGATCGACGCGCGGGCCACCTGCACCGGGTCACCGGTGCCGTTGCCGGGCTCCGGGGCGTACACCTCTACACCGGCCCGACCACCGAGCACCTGGAGCTGCCCGACGGCGTTGGGGCGCTGGAGGTCGGCGGCGACCAGCAGCGGCTGGTGCCCCTGGCCCTTGAGCCACCGGGCCAGCTTGCCGGCCAGCGTGGTCTTACCGGAACCCTGGAGACCGGCCAGCATGATCACCGTCGGCGGCTGCTTGGCGAACTGGAGCCGCCGGCCCTCGCCACCGAGCACGTTGATCAGCTCTTCGTTGACGATCTTGATGATCTGCTGGGCCGGGTTCAGCGCCTGGGAGACCTCCGCGCTGCGAGCCCGCTCCTTCACGGCCGCGATGAAGCCCTTGACCACCGGCAGCGCGACGTCCGCCTCCAGCAGCGCGAGGCGGATCTCGCGCGCGGTGGCGTCGATGTCGGCGTCGGTGAGCCGCCCCTTGCCGCGGAGCTTGGTGAAGATCCCGGACAGGCGGTCACTCAAGGTGTCAAACACGCGAACATCCCGTTTGTCAGTGTTCCGGCGGGCACAACCCGGCCGGCACTGCGGAGTCCGGCCACCGCTAGGGTAACCGGCCACCCGCAAGGCCGCTGGCGGCCCGGGTCTCACCCCGAGACCAACCCCGATTGGTACGCGAAGACGACGAGCTGGGCCCGGTCCCGGGCTCCCAGCTTGCCCATCGCCCGGCTGACGTGGGTCCGCGCGGTAGCCGGGCTGACCACCAACCGGGCGCCGATCTCCTCGTTGTTCAGACCCTCCCCGACGAGGCCGACGACCTGGCGCTCCCGGTCGGTGAGCGTGTCCAGCCGGGGGTGCGGGCGAGGTGCCCTCGACGGCCGGTTGGCGAACTCCCGCACCACCCGGCGGGTCACCGACGGCGACAGCAGCGCCTCCCCCTCGGCGACCAGCCGGATCGCGCGCAGCAGGTCGACCGGCCGGGTGTCCTTGGTGAGGAAGCCGCTCGCGCCGTGCCGCAACGCGTCGAAGACGTACGCGTCCAGCTCGAAGGTGGTGAGCACCACCACCCGCGTGCCGGTCAGGTCGGGATCGGCGACGATCCGCCGGGTCGCCTCGATGCCGTCGATGCCGGGCATCCGGATGTCCATCAGCACGACGTCCGGCCGTTCCCGGCGGACCAGCTCGACCGCCCGCAGACCGTCGGCGGCCTCACCGGCGAGCACCAGGTCGTCCTCGCTCTCCACCAGCGCGCGCAGGCCGAGCCGGACGAGGTCCTGGTCGTCGGCGACCAGCACCCGGATCACGTGGTCGGCTCCACGGGCAGCCGGGCGTACACCCGGAAGCCGCCACCGGGGCGCGGCCCGGTGTTCAACCGCCCGCCCAGCGCCGCGACCCGCTCCCGCATCCCGGCCAGACCGTGCCCGCTCTCCTCGTCGGCCGAAGCCGCTCCGGCGCCCTCGTCGGTCACCTCCACCGTCACCTCGTCGGCGCGGTAGTCCACGGTCACCTCGGCGCTGGTCACCCCCGCGTGCCGCAGCACGTTCGTCAACGCCTCCTGCACCACCCGGTACGCGGTCAGGTCCACCGCGGCGGGCAGCTCCCGGGCGTCGCCGACCACACGCGTCTGCACGGCGAGCCCGGCACCGCCCAGCCGGTCACGCAACGCCGGGAGCCGGGCCAGGCCGGGCACCGGCCCGCGCTCGGCGCCCTGCCGGACCGCCCCGAGGGTGACCCGGAGCTCGTCGAGCGCCTCCCGGCTGGTCCGGCTGATCGCGGTCAACGCGGTCTCCGCCTGCTCCGGCCGCTTCGGCAGCAGGTGCAGGGCGATCTCCGCCTGCATGCTGATCGCGGCCAGCCCGTGCCCCACCACGTCATGCACCTCCTGCGCGATGCGCAACCGCTCCTCGTCGGCCTGCCGACGAGCCTGTTCGGCACGGGCGCGGGCCTCCTCGGCGCGGGTACGCGCGGCCGACTCCCGGTTGACCCGCACCACCACACCCACCGCGAACGGTACGACCACCCAGGCGGACGCGGGCAGCACTCCCGCCCAGCCCGGCGCCGGGCCTCGGGAGACGAAGACGTGCACCACCAACAGGACGAACGCGGCCCCGGCGGCGAGCGCCGCCGGGGGCGCCGGCAGTCGCACCGCCACGGTGTACACCGCGAGCAGGAACGCGAGCAGGATCGGCCCGTACGGGTAGCCGAGCACCAGGTACGTCGAGGTGGCCACGGTGACCACGGCCAGGATGGGCACCGGGGCGCGTCGCCGGAGCAGCAGGGCGAGCGCGGCGACCGCGATCAGTGCCCGACAGAACGCGTCCACCCGCCTGGACCCCGGCTGGTTCTCTCCGGCCAACCCGGTGGCGAGCAGCCCGAACGCGAGCAGCACCAGGGCCGGCACGACATCCGGCCATCCCCACCGCCCACCTGGTCGCATGGCCGTCATTCTGCCCGCGCCGAACCGCCACGGCGTGCGTCAACGAGCGGCACCGCGGCTACGCCCCCGGACGTACCCCGGTCTCGACGTCGGCGGCGACCACCGGTCAGACGGCGGCGAGGACCGCGGCCTCCAGGCGGGCCCGGGTGTCGTCGTCCGGCCAGCCGCCGACCAGGTAGAACGCGTCGACCACGTCGGCGCCGAGCGTGGAGATGCGGGCCGCGCGGACCAGTGCGCCCGCCTCGTCGAGCGCGCAGGTCACCCGGTAGAGCAGCCCGGCGGCGTCGGCGGCGCGCAACTCCAGCAGCACCGCGTCGGTGGCCGCCTCGCGGTGCCAGACGACCCGGGGAGCAGCCCCGCCGCCCCGGGCGGCCAGCGCCCGGCCGCGCAGCCGCTGGGTCACCGACACGTCGCCACCGACGGCCCGACGCAGGTCCGCGCGGAGCGGGACCGGGTCCGGCGGAAGGCCGTAGCGGGGTTGCACCCGGCACTCGACCAGGGCCCGACCGTCGACCACCGAGGCGTCGGCGGAGAGCACCTCCATCCGGTGCAGGGCCAGGCAGCCGGCCACGGTGGCGAGCAGGCCCCTCCGGTCGGCCGCGGCGACCGACACCCGGTCACCGGTCAGGTGGACGACCGGTAGCGGCCCGGCCAGCAGCGCCGGGTCCGGGGTGGGTGGTTCGGGGAGTACGCCGGTGTCCAGTGCGGTGCGGACCCGGGCGACCAGCTCGGCGACGAGTCGGCCCTTCCAGTCCGACCAGGCCGCCGGCCCGGTCGCCGCCGCGTCGGCGCGGACCAACGCGTGCAGCAGGTCGAGGGTGCCGGTGTCCCCCACCGCCTCGGCGACCGAGGCGATGGTGACCGGGTCGGTCAGGTCCCGGCGGGTGGCCACGTCGGGCAGCAGCAGATGCAACCGGACCAGCGTGCCGATCAGGTCGACCTCGGCGGGAGGCAGACCGATCCGGGTCGCCGCCTCCTGGGCCAGTGGCACACCGACGGTGCTGTGGTCGCCGGTGAGCCCCTTGCCGATGTCGTGCAGGAGCGCGCCGAGGAGCAGCAGGTCGGGGCGCTCCACCTCACGGGCGTGCCGGCTGGCCTCGTACGCGGTCTGCACGAGGTGCCGGTCGAGGGTGTAGCGGTGCACCGGGTTGTGCTGCGGCAGGCTGCGCAACCGGGTCCACTCGGGCAGCCAGTTGTCGACCAGCCCGTACCTGTCGCAGGTCTCCCAGGCGGGCACCAGGCCGGGCCCCGCGCCGAGGAGGGTGGTCAGGGCGGCCCGGGCATCGGCCGGCCACGGCGCGGGCAGCGGCGGGCAGTACGCCGCCAGCCACTCACAGGTGGCTCGGGCGATCGGCAGTCGGGTCGTGGCAGCCGCGGCGGCCACCCGCAGGGAGAGGCTCGGGTCGGGCCGTGCCCCGATCGCCGTTCGGGCCAGCACCAGCTCACCGTCGTGCTCCACCACGTCGCGGGCCACCGGGCGGCGCACGGGGCGCGCACCGCCGTTGCGGGAGCGGCCGGAGCGCAGCCGGTCGGCGGCCCGGAACGCGTCGTCCAACGCGTGGCTGACCGTGCGGGCGTCACCGGCGACCCGGCGCAGCAGCGCGTCACCGTCCTCCAGGAGGGCGCCAGGCTGCCGCGCGGCGTCAGACGCGCCGGGCTGGAGTTGTCGCAGCCCGAGCAGTCGTGCCACTCCGTCGCGTTCCTGGGCGACCAGCCGGTCGACCCGGCGACCGACCTGCTGGTGCAGGGCGTCGCGGGTGTCCAGCAGGCGCAGGTGAGCCGCGCGCACGGCGGGGCGCAACGCGTCGGTGATGCCGGCGGCGGAGATCGCCCGCAGCAGCCCCACGTCCCGCAGACCGCCGGCGGCCTCCTTGAGGTCACCCTCCAGGAGGAAGGCCAGCTCGCCGTGGGCCTGCCAGCGGGCCTCGGTCACCTCCCGCAGGCCGGGCAGGTGCCGGACGGCGGTGCGCCGCCAGTGGTCGGCGGCGGTGCGGATCAGCGAGTCGGCCAGCGCCGGGTCGCCCACCACCAGGCGGGCGTCGAGCAGCCCGAGGGCGACCTTGACGTCGTCCTGGGCCACGGACAGCGCCTCGGCGACGGTACGCACCGAGTGGTCGAGCCGCAGGCCGGCGTCCCAGATCGGGTACCAGAGCGAGGCGGCCACCTCGTCGATGCCGGGCACCCCGGCGTGCAGCAGGACGAGGTCGAGGTCGCCGTACGGGGCACACTGCCGCCGACCCAACCCACCGACGGCGAGCAGCGCCACCCCGTCCCGCACCGGGAGAAGGCCGCGCAGGAACACGTCGTACGCCGCCGCCCGGGAGAGTCGAGCGGCCTCTCCGATCCCCCCGGTAACGCCGACGACCTCGTTGACCAGGAGGTTCGCGTCACCATCGGCGGCGTGCCCTGACGCGTTCTTCCTGATCAACGAGGTCATGTCGTCGTCAGAGCGCGTCGAGGCCGCGCTCGCCGGTACGCACCCGGACGACCTCCTCGACACCGGTGACCCAGACCTTGCCGTCACCGATCTTGCCCGTACGGGCTGCTCCGACGATGGCGTCCACCACCTTGTCGACGTCGATCTCGTCGGTGAGCACCTCGACCCTGATCTTGGGCAGGAACTCGACCGTGTACTCGGCACCCCGGTAGACCTCGGTGTGCCCCTTCTGCCGTCCGTACCCCTGGACCTCGCTGACGGTCAGCCCGGCCACCCCGAGGGCGTGCAGGGCCTCCTTCACCGCGTCCAGTTGGTACGGCTTGATGACTGCGGTCACCAGCTTCATGTCCAACCCCTCCATCCCAGGAACGTTAACCGGCGACCTTTTCGCTGACCGGCTCGGCGGGCTCCGCCTCCGGCTTGGCACCACTCGTCGCACCGCCACCGGAGGTGCCGATGCCGGCCATCGCGAACGCGCCGCCCGCGCCGCCACCGGCCGGGGACAGGTCGTAGCCGCTCTCGGCGTGCTCGCCGATGTCGATGCCCTCGACCTCCGCCTCGGCCTTGACCCGGAAGCCGATCGTCTTCTCGATGACGAAGGCGAGCACCCAGGCGATGCCGAACGACCAGACGGTGACGATCAGGCCGGCGAGCGCCTGCCGCCCGAGCTGGGTCACGCCGCCGCCGTAGAAGAGCCCGTCGGAGGCGCCCACCACGTCGCTGATGGCGGCGTTGACCGAGTTGGTGGCGAACAGGCCGAGCCAGAGCGACCCGATCCAGCCACCGACGAAGTGCACGCCGACGACGTCGAGCGAGTCGTCGTAGCCAAGCTTGTACTTGAGGCTGATGGCCAGCGCGCAGACGGCACCGGCGACGATGCCGAGCAACACGGCAGCCCACGGCGCGATGAATCCACAGGCTGGGGTGATGGCGACCAGGCCGGCGACGGCGCCGGACGAGGCACCGACCATCGTCGGCTTCCGGGTCTTGATCCACTCGACAGCGATCCAGCCGAGCACCGCGGCGGCCGTGGCGAGCTGCGTGTTGATGAAGGCGAGGCCGGCGACCGAGTCGACGGTCAGCTCGGAGCCGGCGTTGAACCCGAACCAGCCGAACCAGAGCAGACCCGCACCGAGCGCGACCAGCGGGATGTTGTGCGGCTTCATGCCCTCGCGCGGCCAACCGAGCCGCTTGCCGAGCACCAGCGCCACGGCCAGGGCCGCCGCACCGGCGTTGATGTGCACAGCGGTGCCACCGGCGAAGTCCAGCGCGTGGATGTCGGCGCCGATGATGCCGCCGCCCCACACCCAGTGGGCGACCGGGAAGTAGACCAGGGTGGCCCAACCGAAGGCGAACAGCAGCCAGCCGGCGAACTTGGCCCGGTCGGCGATGGCGCCGCTGATCAGCGCCACGGTGATCACCGCGAAGACCATCTGGAAGGCCATGAACACGTAGAGCGGAACCCCGATGCCGCTGGGGTTCTCCGCGGTGGCACCCCACAGGTCGGTCTCGGCGAGGAACGTCTTGGTGCCGAGGTACGCGCCCGGGTCGCCCCAGAAGCCGTTCACGTCGGCCCCGAAGGCGACGCTGAAACCGTAGAACCACCACAGAATGGAGATGAGCCCGATGGCGGAGAAGCTCATCATCATCATGTTGAGTACGCCCTTGGCCCGGTTGAGGCCGCCGTAGAACAGCGCCAGTCCGGGGGTCATGAGCAGCACGAGCGCGGTCGAAACCAGCAGCCACGTGGTATTGGCGCCGTCGATCGTCGGTGCTTCAGGCACGCTGGCCTCCTAAAGGGTGAAGTCCTCCTTCGCGGCTTTCCGGGGCAGCGTCGCCCGTAGGCCGGTTGCGCGGAAGCTTCGCGGCCGGCTGTTTCACCCAGGGTCCCGCGCGGGTTTCCGGTTCGTGACAGGTTGTTTCGTACGTGTCACGAATACCGCACACTCAGCGGCATGGACGGTGGTGGATCGCCCGGACGGCGGACGTCGATGGCTGACCGGCCCGACCCGTCGACCGGTCCGCCCGACGGGACCGACCGAGCATCGTCCGGTCGGCCCTCAGCGGAGGGCGTTCTCCAGCGCGTGCCGCTCGTAGTCGAGCAGCCGGAGATCGCGCATCGGTCGGCGCAGGTGGCCCTTGTGCACGATCCGGACGAACGCCGGCTCACCGGCGGCGGCCATCCGGCGGATGCCCTCGACATGGTCGACGATCCGTTTGCGGATGGTCCGGATCAGCCGGTGCCGGTCCCGGGGGATCAGCCCGTACGCGTCGGCGAAGAGCCGGAGCCGGCGGGGCCGGTCCGGGTGCTTCCAGCCCAGCGTGATCGAGTCCCGGTCCGCGAAGATCGGCACCCAGGTCCAGGCCGCGTACGCCACGTCGTAGATCCGCGCGCCGGGCGAGGCGAGGTCGAAGTCGATCAGCCCGAGGGTGCCGTCCGGCCGCCAGATCACATTGTGCGGCGCGGCGTCGTGGTGGCAGATCACCTCGGTGTCCGGCGGCGGGGGGCCGAACGAGCGCCATACCGCGCTCGGTGGCGGGGTGAACCCGTACTGCGCGTCGTGGAACATCCGGAGCATCGTGGCGACGGTGACCAGTGCTTCGTCGGTCACCCAGTGCGGGGCGAGCGGGTACTCCCCGCACTCCCCCTCCAGGTACGACAGCACCTCACGGTTGCGCTCGTCCATGCCGAGCGCTCGCGGGGCGCCGGTGAAGCCCACGTACTCCAGGTGCCGCAGGAGGGCGTGCAC
Coding sequences within:
- the ffh gene encoding signal recognition particle protein, yielding MFDTLSDRLSGIFTKLRGKGRLTDADIDATAREIRLALLEADVALPVVKGFIAAVKERARSAEVSQALNPAQQIIKIVNEELINVLGGEGRRLQFAKQPPTVIMLAGLQGSGKTTLAGKLARWLKGQGHQPLLVAADLQRPNAVGQLQVLGGRAGVEVYAPEPGNGTGDPVQVARASIEHAKRAARDIVIVDTAGRLGIDAEMMQQAADIRDAVSPDEVIFVIDAMVGQDAVRTAEAFRDGVGITGVVLSKLDGDARGGAALSVREVTGQPILFASTGEKLEDFDVFHPDRMASRILGMGDVLTLIEQAEQAFDSDQKEKMTAKLMGGEQFTLDDFLDQLIAVRRMGPIANVLAMMPGMGQMKDQLAELDDSHFDRVTAIIRSMTPGERTNPKIINGSRRARIANGSGVTVMDVNQLLNRFADAQKMMKQMGGMMGLPGGGRRKATKSPKNKRKGTKGGGRPRTGAGAGVPGGFPGGMPQLPPGMDPNDLAGGQGLPPGFKLPKIDFNKLGKGGDKGPR
- a CDS encoding response regulator transcription factor; the protein is MIRVLVADDQDLVRLGLRALVESEDDLVLAGEAADGLRAVELVRRERPDVVLMDIRMPGIDGIEATRRIVADPDLTGTRVVVLTTFELDAYVFDALRHGASGFLTKDTRPVDLLRAIRLVAEGEALLSPSVTRRVVREFANRPSRAPRPHPRLDTLTDRERQVVGLVGEGLNNEEIGARLVVSPATARTHVSRAMGKLGARDRAQLVVFAYQSGLVSG
- a CDS encoding sensor histidine kinase, producing MRPGGRWGWPDVVPALVLLAFGLLATGLAGENQPGSRRVDAFCRALIAVAALALLLRRRAPVPILAVVTVATSTYLVLGYPYGPILLAFLLAVYTVAVRLPAPPAALAAGAAFVLLVVHVFVSRGPAPGWAGVLPASAWVVVPFAVGVVVRVNRESAARTRAEEARARAEQARRQADEERLRIAQEVHDVVGHGLAAISMQAEIALHLLPKRPEQAETALTAISRTSREALDELRVTLGAVRQGAERGPVPGLARLPALRDRLGGAGLAVQTRVVGDARELPAAVDLTAYRVVQEALTNVLRHAGVTSAEVTVDYRADEVTVEVTDEGAGAASADEESGHGLAGMRERVAALGGRLNTGPRPGGGFRVYARLPVEPTT
- a CDS encoding [protein-PII] uridylyltransferase, whose translation is MTSLIRKNASGHAADGDANLLVNEVVGVTGGIGEAARLSRAAAYDVFLRGLLPVRDGVALLAVGGLGRRQCAPYGDLDLVLLHAGVPGIDEVAASLWYPIWDAGLRLDHSVRTVAEALSVAQDDVKVALGLLDARLVVGDPALADSLIRTAADHWRRTAVRHLPGLREVTEARWQAHGELAFLLEGDLKEAAGGLRDVGLLRAISAAGITDALRPAVRAAHLRLLDTRDALHQQVGRRVDRLVAQERDGVARLLGLRQLQPGASDAARQPGALLEDGDALLRRVAGDARTVSHALDDAFRAADRLRSGRSRNGGARPVRRPVARDVVEHDGELVLARTAIGARPDPSLSLRVAAAAATTRLPIARATCEWLAAYCPPLPAPWPADARAALTTLLGAGPGLVPAWETCDRYGLVDNWLPEWTRLRSLPQHNPVHRYTLDRHLVQTAYEASRHAREVERPDLLLLGALLHDIGKGLTGDHSTVGVPLAQEAATRIGLPPAEVDLIGTLVRLHLLLPDVATRRDLTDPVTIASVAEAVGDTGTLDLLHALVRADAAATGPAAWSDWKGRLVAELVARVRTALDTGVLPEPPTPDPALLAGPLPVVHLTGDRVSVAAADRRGLLATVAGCLALHRMEVLSADASVVDGRALVECRVQPRYGLPPDPVPLRADLRRAVGGDVSVTQRLRGRALAARGGGAAPRVVWHREAATDAVLLELRAADAAGLLYRVTCALDEAGALVRAARISTLGADVVDAFYLVGGWPDDDTRARLEAAVLAAV
- a CDS encoding P-II family nitrogen regulator, whose amino-acid sequence is MKLVTAVIKPYQLDAVKEALHALGVAGLTVSEVQGYGRQKGHTEVYRGAEYTVEFLPKIRVEVLTDEIDVDKVVDAIVGAARTGKIGDGKVWVTGVEEVVRVRTGERGLDAL
- a CDS encoding ammonium transporter, whose amino-acid sequence is MPEAPTIDGANTTWLLVSTALVLLMTPGLALFYGGLNRAKGVLNMMMMSFSAIGLISILWWFYGFSVAFGADVNGFWGDPGAYLGTKTFLAETDLWGATAENPSGIGVPLYVFMAFQMVFAVITVALISGAIADRAKFAGWLLFAFGWATLVYFPVAHWVWGGGIIGADIHALDFAGGTAVHINAGAAALAVALVLGKRLGWPREGMKPHNIPLVALGAGLLWFGWFGFNAGSELTVDSVAGLAFINTQLATAAAVLGWIAVEWIKTRKPTMVGASSGAVAGLVAITPACGFIAPWAAVLLGIVAGAVCALAISLKYKLGYDDSLDVVGVHFVGGWIGSLWLGLFATNSVNAAISDVVGASDGLFYGGGVTQLGRQALAGLIVTVWSFGIAWVLAFVIEKTIGFRVKAEAEVEGIDIGEHAESGYDLSPAGGGAGGAFAMAGIGTSGGGATSGAKPEAEPAEPVSEKVAG
- a CDS encoding phosphotransferase codes for the protein MSSDNRAYAGWREPGHPSQRLGRPYVTSQEIPLHGGNVSTVVRVGDTVRRNAGPWTPSVHALLRHLEYVGFTGAPRALGMDERNREVLSYLEGECGEYPLAPHWVTDEALVTVATMLRMFHDAQYGFTPPPSAVWRSFGPPPPDTEVICHHDAAPHNVIWRPDGTLGLIDFDLASPGARIYDVAYAAWTWVPIFADRDSITLGWKHPDRPRRLRLFADAYGLIPRDRHRLIRTIRKRIVDHVEGIRRMAAAGEPAFVRIVHKGHLRRPMRDLRLLDYERHALENALR